The Phragmitibacter flavus genome has a segment encoding these proteins:
- a CDS encoding alpha-1,4-glucan--maltose-1-phosphate maltosyltransferase → MSSSSPPPAFAPAVVVENIYPSLGAPNYLIKRVVGEGLSVYADVFKDGHDVVSVMLKWRAQTGRLWTEVPMVALGNDRWKGDCSFAIAGRWEVVVEAWLDNWRGWKKHFKAKFDAGDAEIAIEAREGARMLEEAAARAEGLSAKEQAREIAEVAKMLRVVPAGEMMEVVMSDALQVLLDEFPDRTLSVSSEPLRVVVERERARFSAWYEFFPRSAEGRADKHSTFRDCLPRLDDAKAMGFDVIYLPPIHPIGMAHRKGKNNTLTAGPDDVGSPWAIGGAAGGHRMVEPALGTVEDLEWLVEEAQKRGMEIALDFALNCSPDHPYVKEHPDWFNQREDGSIRYAENPPKKYQDIYPLNFFCEDWKALWRELIDVVLFWVKRGVKIFRVDNPHTKPVAFWELLIAEVQAFDPDVLFLAEAFTKPRMMQVLGKVGFSQSYTYFTWRESKQELTEYAEELTKSEMRWYYRANFWPNTPDILPGHLQYAGAAMFKLRAALAATLMPSWGMYSGYELIENLPLPGREEYLDSEKYQLKERNWNAPGNIKAFIGRLNDVRRENRALQLYDNLTFHAADHPEMIVYSKVSGDFGNRILVVINLNAGQVSAGMVHLDLGALGLAADAHYRVEDLLHGAVYDWQGSHNFVSLDPNGLSMHLFRVVPG, encoded by the coding sequence ATGTCTTCGTCCAGTCCGCCCCCTGCTTTTGCTCCTGCTGTTGTCGTTGAGAATATTTATCCGTCGCTGGGTGCGCCAAATTATTTGATCAAGCGGGTGGTTGGGGAGGGGCTTTCGGTTTATGCGGATGTGTTCAAGGATGGTCATGATGTGGTGTCAGTGATGCTGAAATGGCGTGCCCAGACGGGGAGGTTGTGGACGGAGGTGCCGATGGTGGCTTTGGGCAATGACCGATGGAAGGGGGACTGCAGTTTTGCGATTGCCGGGCGTTGGGAAGTGGTGGTGGAGGCGTGGCTGGACAACTGGCGGGGCTGGAAGAAACATTTTAAGGCGAAGTTTGACGCGGGGGATGCGGAGATCGCGATTGAGGCGCGGGAGGGGGCGAGGATGCTGGAGGAAGCGGCTGCGCGGGCGGAGGGCTTGAGCGCGAAGGAGCAGGCGAGGGAGATCGCGGAGGTCGCCAAGATGCTGCGGGTGGTGCCGGCGGGGGAGATGATGGAGGTGGTGATGTCGGATGCGTTGCAGGTGTTGCTGGATGAGTTTCCCGACCGGACTCTGAGTGTGTCTTCGGAGCCGTTGCGGGTGGTGGTGGAGCGGGAGCGGGCGAGGTTTTCGGCTTGGTATGAATTTTTCCCGCGTTCGGCGGAGGGGCGGGCGGACAAGCACAGCACGTTCAGGGATTGTTTGCCGCGCCTCGATGATGCCAAGGCGATGGGATTTGATGTGATTTATTTGCCGCCGATTCATCCGATCGGCATGGCGCATCGGAAGGGGAAGAACAACACGCTGACGGCAGGGCCGGATGATGTGGGGTCGCCTTGGGCGATTGGTGGTGCGGCGGGCGGGCATCGGATGGTGGAACCGGCACTGGGGACGGTGGAGGATCTGGAGTGGCTGGTGGAGGAGGCACAAAAGCGCGGGATGGAGATCGCGTTGGATTTCGCGCTGAACTGCTCCCCGGATCATCCTTATGTGAAGGAGCATCCGGATTGGTTTAACCAGCGTGAGGATGGGTCGATCCGTTATGCAGAGAATCCGCCGAAGAAGTATCAGGACATTTACCCGCTGAACTTTTTTTGTGAGGACTGGAAGGCGCTCTGGCGGGAGTTGATTGATGTGGTGCTGTTCTGGGTGAAGCGTGGGGTGAAGATTTTCCGCGTGGACAATCCGCATACGAAACCGGTGGCGTTCTGGGAGTTGCTGATTGCTGAGGTGCAGGCGTTTGATCCGGATGTGCTGTTCCTGGCGGAGGCGTTTACCAAACCGCGGATGATGCAGGTTTTGGGCAAGGTGGGGTTCAGTCAGAGCTACACGTATTTCACCTGGCGCGAGTCGAAGCAGGAACTGACCGAGTATGCGGAGGAACTGACGAAGAGCGAGATGCGCTGGTATTACCGCGCGAATTTCTGGCCAAACACGCCGGACATTTTGCCGGGTCATTTGCAGTATGCGGGTGCGGCGATGTTCAAGCTGCGGGCGGCTTTGGCGGCGACCTTGATGCCCAGTTGGGGGATGTATTCGGGGTATGAGTTGATTGAGAATCTGCCGTTGCCGGGTCGCGAGGAGTATTTGGATTCGGAGAAGTATCAGTTGAAAGAGCGCAATTGGAACGCGCCGGGGAACATCAAGGCGTTCATTGGGCGATTGAACGACGTGCGCCGCGAGAACCGGGCGTTGCAGTTGTATGATAACCTGACTTTCCATGCGGCGGATCATCCCGAAATGATCGTTTACAGCAAGGTGAGCGGGGATTTCGGCAATCGGATTTTGGTGGTGATCAATTTGAATGCGGGTCAGGTTTCGGCCGGAATGGTGCATCTGGATTTGGGGGCGCTTGGTTTGGCAGCGGATGCACATTACCGGGTGGAAGATTTGTTGCATGGAGCGGTGTATGACTGGCAGGGTTCGCACAATTTCGTGAGCCTCGATCCGAATGGCTTGTCGATGCATTTGTTCCGCGTGGTTCCGGGTTGA
- a CDS encoding CHASE2 domain-containing protein → MSKWRIMVLTLLFGAALGAYGEMDRRGWVREAEQWFLGFLVANGRQAMEQNLPEVSEDVVLVKFDEKDREELGAWPPAALDWLMVMKRLVAYDPEVVVVVQPLRWEGAAAEFVKPLRESLLPFPSVVMGFDLAAGEGEMSPEAKEFLEKELPTLLGGEVGGSAVRFTRVMEVPDRSLRMAVQTGFTSIDGVVEKPGRMLFVAGDGERLVPSLAAQAVTLFRRAPYSTMRMSFGAGARLSLADEFVVPLMPGGELVLGESPSVPVVDGLELMLPDLGDEVAERIAKVMGEGKAVVLSLDEKVGMLQARAVARGLAMPMLNRLDRWVDGALAALAAVLCYVGMLGRGRFGALIFGLVVLVAGTGLSLGFFQMQLVWWSPVLAFGLVAVSVLFCFVWPHHGVEEAEKETQTS, encoded by the coding sequence ATGTCGAAGTGGCGCATCATGGTTCTCACGTTGCTTTTTGGAGCGGCGTTGGGCGCGTATGGGGAGATGGATCGCCGTGGCTGGGTGCGGGAGGCAGAGCAGTGGTTTCTGGGTTTTTTGGTGGCGAATGGCCGCCAGGCGATGGAGCAAAATTTGCCGGAGGTGTCGGAGGATGTGGTGCTGGTGAAGTTTGATGAGAAGGACCGGGAGGAGCTGGGGGCATGGCCGCCGGCGGCGTTGGACTGGTTGATGGTGATGAAGCGGCTGGTGGCGTATGATCCCGAGGTGGTCGTGGTGGTGCAGCCGCTGCGCTGGGAGGGAGCAGCAGCGGAGTTTGTGAAGCCGTTGCGCGAATCTTTGCTGCCGTTTCCATCGGTGGTGATGGGGTTTGATCTGGCGGCGGGTGAGGGAGAAATGTCGCCGGAGGCAAAGGAGTTTTTGGAGAAGGAACTGCCCACGTTGTTGGGGGGGGAGGTGGGGGGATCTGCCGTGAGATTTACCAGGGTGATGGAGGTTCCGGATCGTTCGTTGCGGATGGCGGTGCAGACGGGATTCACCTCGATTGATGGCGTGGTGGAAAAGCCGGGTCGGATGTTGTTTGTGGCCGGGGATGGCGAGAGGCTGGTGCCATCGTTGGCGGCGCAGGCGGTGACATTGTTTCGGCGGGCACCGTATTCGACTATGCGGATGAGTTTTGGGGCGGGGGCACGGTTGAGTTTGGCAGATGAGTTTGTGGTGCCGTTGATGCCGGGGGGGGAGTTGGTGCTGGGCGAGTCGCCCTCGGTGCCGGTGGTGGATGGATTGGAATTGATGCTGCCGGATTTGGGGGATGAAGTGGCGGAGCGGATCGCGAAAGTGATGGGCGAGGGCAAGGCGGTGGTGTTGAGTCTGGATGAGAAGGTGGGCATGCTGCAGGCGAGGGCGGTGGCGCGTGGGCTGGCGATGCCGATGTTGAATCGTTTGGACAGGTGGGTGGATGGGGCGCTGGCAGCGTTGGCGGCGGTGTTGTGTTATGTGGGAATGCTGGGCAGAGGGCGGTTTGGAGCTCTGATTTTTGGGTTGGTGGTGTTGGTGGCGGGCACGGGGTTGAGTCTTGGTTTTTTCCAGATGCAGTTGGTCTGGTGGTCGCCGGTGCTGGCATTTGGACTGGTCGCAGTGTCGGTGTTGTTTTGTTTTGTGTGGCCTCACCATGGGGTTGAGGAGGCGGAGAAGGAGACACAAACCAGTTGA
- a CDS encoding MBL fold metallo-hydrolase yields MGFTFKNLTRQRAIGANSYLISNGKQRFVLDAGSNPKDKGHESLPNYAAVTPDSLDAIILTHAHHDHIGSLPVLQRMQPKTPVYMTEPTGEVGAGMLHNSVNVMTSQREELGIQEYPLFTHREIDGIKAQWFYRDLRHPFVVPDTDVECTFFDAGHIMGSVGVLMKQGGKSLFYTGDVNFEDQTITRAADFPTEPVDVLVMETTRGDYVRPEGFTRRAEKERLAKVIRETFERDGAVLMPVFALGKSQELLVMLHELWRMELIPKVPVLIGGLSAKVTVEYDRYASKTRRNYEGFQIFEDMDMLVAPRRRKKELSCSPHTIYALSSGMMSEGTVSNKFARGFLDNPRNTVAFVGYTDGATPGWRVRNGKPGEMISLDATLPEVQLNCRVESFDFSAHAPREDLVEYARKLQPKKILLVHGDEPAQDWFASALKAAMPECEVILPDPGKEIELW; encoded by the coding sequence ATGGGATTTACTTTTAAGAACCTAACCCGCCAGAGGGCTATTGGCGCCAATTCATATCTGATCAGCAATGGCAAGCAGCGGTTCGTGCTGGATGCGGGGTCAAATCCAAAGGACAAGGGGCATGAATCGTTGCCGAATTATGCGGCGGTAACTCCGGATTCGCTGGACGCGATCATTCTGACGCATGCGCATCATGATCACATTGGGTCATTGCCAGTTTTACAGCGGATGCAGCCCAAAACTCCGGTTTACATGACGGAGCCGACGGGGGAAGTGGGCGCGGGGATGTTGCACAATTCGGTGAATGTGATGACGAGTCAGCGCGAGGAGTTGGGCATCCAGGAGTATCCTCTGTTCACGCATCGGGAGATTGACGGCATCAAGGCGCAGTGGTTTTACCGGGATTTGCGTCATCCGTTTGTGGTGCCGGATACCGATGTGGAATGCACTTTTTTTGATGCGGGTCACATCATGGGTTCGGTGGGGGTTTTGATGAAGCAGGGTGGAAAGAGCCTCTTCTACACCGGTGATGTGAATTTCGAGGATCAGACCATTACACGTGCGGCGGACTTCCCGACGGAGCCGGTGGACGTGCTGGTGATGGAGACGACGCGTGGCGATTATGTGCGTCCAGAAGGGTTTACTCGCAGGGCGGAGAAGGAGCGGCTGGCGAAGGTGATTCGTGAGACGTTTGAGAGGGATGGGGCGGTGTTGATGCCGGTGTTCGCCTTGGGCAAGAGCCAGGAGTTGCTGGTGATGCTGCATGAGTTGTGGCGCATGGAATTGATTCCCAAAGTGCCGGTGTTGATTGGCGGGTTGAGCGCGAAGGTGACGGTGGAGTATGACCGGTATGCGTCGAAAACGCGCCGGAACTACGAGGGGTTCCAAATTTTTGAGGACATGGACATGCTGGTAGCGCCGCGCAGGCGTAAGAAGGAGCTGAGTTGTTCACCGCACACAATTTATGCGCTTTCGAGCGGGATGATGAGTGAGGGAACGGTGTCGAACAAATTTGCGCGGGGATTTTTGGACAATCCGCGCAACACGGTGGCGTTTGTTGGTTACACGGATGGGGCAACGCCAGGCTGGCGGGTGCGCAATGGCAAGCCCGGGGAGATGATTTCGCTGGATGCGACTTTGCCGGAGGTTCAGCTGAACTGCCGGGTGGAGAGTTTTGATTTTAGCGCGCATGCGCCGCGCGAGGATTTGGTGGAATATGCGCGCAAGTTACAGCCGAAGAAAATCTTGCTGGTGCATGGGGATGAGCCGGCGCAGGACTGGTTTGCGAGTGCGCTGAAGGCAGCGATGCCGGAGTGTGAGGTGATTTTGCCTGATCCCGGGAAAGAGATCGAGTTGTGGTAA
- a CDS encoding Amuc_1098 family type IV pilus outer membrane protein yields the protein MLPSSIQHSPIKDLGLRSGSVLALTCLFLVHAGTTSWAGPGSTAGNVQGAANREIARREALVNQSQTLHTQAALHYEKGEYEEAMRLYRQSWDSLPQAPFTAELKSQARDGYSLAANAQAKKLADNGRYAESRTLLQSILADNFDPDNAEAAAFSEKLNDPDHFEPALTPEHVDKVNRVDILLREAYSFINLGDYDNANRRFMDVLRIDSYNSAARRGMEQAEMHRSRYFDTARDHTRAKALNAVNEAWEAPIADVSNLFGGTAIEGTGVTMRDSIATRLRTLILPRVTLQDASLDEVIEFLRIRSREIDPTRQGISFVLKVPAEARNKTITLDLGEIPLDEVLRYATQNTGTVYRVDDYAVTITSLTERDATLTSRAFRVPPDFISNAPIDSAATTPANPFEPGAGATSGIIVRRLGAREVLEQRGIPFPEGASATFQPASSTLIVRNTAENLALVESIVEQAQSSTPKQVEIQVRMIEVNETRLGELGFDWLLGQFDVPGANERIFGGGGNVGNQRGSTFTGEEFPFTNLDGSPIGANPVTAGLRSSGAIQGVPSIDSLIGRVSTQATDARSPGQFAVSGVFTDPQFQMVIRSLSQSKGVDFLAAPSVVAKSGQRASVTVSREFRYPTEFDPPQIPQTVRGSGGTPITPSTPTAFEMRDVGIVLEVEPLIGADNRTVELSLVPSSTEFEGFINYGSAITGTTVGGFGQLIPYDVPNNILQPIFSLNKVNTSVTVWDGQTVVLGGVMFEKINEINDKVPLLGDVPLVGRAFQSKVKQSERKNVLFFVTVKVIDPAGNRVLSTLPEATAAAR from the coding sequence ATGTTGCCATCATCCATCCAACACTCCCCAATCAAAGATCTCGGACTTCGCTCTGGAAGTGTTTTGGCGCTCACCTGCCTCTTTCTTGTCCACGCCGGAACCACCTCATGGGCCGGTCCAGGTTCCACCGCAGGCAATGTCCAGGGAGCCGCCAACCGGGAGATTGCCCGCCGGGAAGCCCTCGTCAATCAATCCCAAACCCTGCACACCCAGGCCGCCCTGCATTATGAAAAGGGCGAATACGAAGAAGCCATGCGGCTTTACCGCCAATCTTGGGACAGCCTGCCCCAGGCCCCTTTTACCGCCGAACTGAAATCCCAGGCACGCGACGGATATTCCCTTGCCGCCAACGCCCAGGCCAAAAAACTCGCCGACAACGGTCGTTACGCCGAATCCCGCACTCTTCTACAGAGCATCCTGGCGGACAACTTTGATCCCGACAATGCCGAGGCGGCAGCCTTCAGCGAAAAACTCAACGATCCCGACCACTTCGAGCCCGCTCTCACCCCGGAGCACGTCGACAAGGTCAACAGAGTCGACATTCTTCTGCGCGAAGCCTACAGCTTCATCAATTTGGGCGATTACGACAATGCGAACCGGCGTTTCATGGACGTTCTGCGCATCGACAGCTACAACAGCGCCGCCCGTCGGGGCATGGAACAGGCCGAAATGCACCGCAGTCGATATTTCGATACCGCCCGGGACCACACCCGCGCCAAGGCTCTCAACGCCGTCAACGAGGCTTGGGAAGCCCCCATTGCCGACGTCTCCAATCTTTTCGGCGGCACCGCCATCGAAGGCACCGGCGTCACCATGCGCGACTCCATCGCCACCCGGCTGCGCACCCTCATCCTCCCGCGTGTCACCCTCCAAGATGCTTCGCTTGATGAAGTCATCGAATTCCTCCGCATCCGCAGCCGCGAAATTGACCCAACCAGACAGGGAATCAGTTTTGTCCTCAAAGTCCCCGCCGAAGCCCGCAACAAAACCATCACCCTCGACCTCGGAGAAATCCCCCTCGACGAAGTCCTACGCTACGCCACCCAAAACACCGGCACCGTTTACCGTGTCGACGACTATGCTGTGACGATCACCTCCCTCACCGAACGGGACGCCACCCTCACCAGCCGCGCCTTCCGCGTTCCGCCTGATTTCATCTCCAACGCCCCCATCGACTCCGCAGCAACCACCCCCGCCAATCCCTTTGAACCCGGAGCGGGTGCCACCAGCGGCATCATCGTCCGCCGTCTCGGCGCCCGTGAAGTCCTCGAGCAACGTGGCATTCCCTTCCCTGAAGGCGCCAGCGCCACCTTCCAACCCGCCTCCAGCACCCTCATCGTGCGCAATACGGCTGAAAATCTCGCCCTCGTCGAAAGCATCGTGGAACAAGCCCAAAGCAGCACCCCCAAACAAGTGGAGATTCAGGTGCGCATGATCGAGGTCAACGAAACCCGGCTCGGTGAACTCGGTTTCGACTGGCTGCTCGGCCAGTTCGATGTCCCCGGTGCCAACGAGCGCATCTTCGGCGGCGGAGGCAATGTCGGCAACCAGCGTGGTTCTACCTTCACTGGCGAAGAGTTCCCTTTCACCAACCTCGATGGCAGCCCCATCGGAGCCAACCCCGTCACCGCCGGCCTGCGCAGTTCCGGGGCCATCCAGGGCGTTCCTTCCATCGACTCGCTTATCGGACGCGTCTCGACCCAGGCCACCGATGCCCGTTCCCCCGGCCAGTTCGCCGTCTCCGGCGTTTTCACCGATCCTCAGTTCCAAATGGTCATCCGCTCGCTGTCTCAAAGCAAAGGCGTCGATTTTCTCGCCGCTCCCAGCGTGGTTGCCAAAAGCGGTCAGCGTGCCAGTGTCACCGTCAGCCGCGAATTCCGTTATCCGACGGAGTTCGATCCCCCACAAATCCCGCAAACCGTGCGTGGCAGCGGCGGCACTCCCATCACCCCCTCCACTCCCACCGCCTTTGAAATGCGTGACGTTGGCATCGTGTTGGAAGTTGAACCCTTGATCGGAGCCGACAACCGCACGGTTGAGCTCAGTCTCGTTCCCAGCTCCACCGAATTTGAAGGGTTTATCAATTACGGCTCCGCCATCACCGGAACCACGGTTGGCGGTTTTGGACAGTTGATCCCCTACGACGTCCCCAACAACATCCTGCAGCCGATTTTCAGCCTGAACAAGGTGAACACCTCGGTCACCGTATGGGATGGCCAGACGGTGGTCCTCGGCGGCGTGATGTTCGAAAAAATCAACGAAATCAATGACAAGGTTCCGCTTTTGGGTGACGTCCCTCTCGTGGGTCGCGCCTTCCAAAGCAAGGTCAAGCAATCAGAACGCAAGAACGTGCTGTTCTTCGTGACCGTCAAAGTCATTGACCCCGCCGGCAATCGCGTTCTCTCAACCCTGCCAGAAGCCACTGCGGCCGCACGTTGA
- a CDS encoding flotillin family protein, translated as MITGPILIACAIGVIVFFGILVMFSRFFRKVHQGQAIVRNGIGGTKVSFNGMIVAPVIHQVEYMDISVKRIEIARQGKEGLICMDNIRADIKVAFFVRVNKSDADVLRVAQSIGCERASSTDMIRVLFDAKFSEALKTVGKRFDFVQLYNERDTFKDEILKVIGTDLNGFALDDCAIDFLEQTQLENLDPDNILDAEGIKKITELTATQAKLANHIQRDKEKVIKQQDVQAREAILELERQLAETESKQMRDVESVKARETAETMKVQEEERLKAERAKIIANEEIAIATENMERQVLVAQRNKERTDAVEVERVQRDRDLEIIERQRLTELKSIEKEKAVEIERKAIQDVIKERVMVEKTVVIEKEKIKDTEAFAGADREKQVALTNAEKNAQEQLIQKIKEAEASKQAAQLKAEESAFQSIKAAEASKESAQLKAQEILTLAEAKQEAAGMDAKAEKLMAEGTTAKSAAEGLGEAQVLLAKADAAQKTGQVDAEVTQLKLAAEAAGISQKAEAMKLLEDAGRSHEEFKLTLEKEKMVELAQINIQKDIATQQAVVLGEAMKSAKIEIVGGEVQFFDKITNAIGNGRAVDRLVQGSKTLTDVKETFFNGDPEYFKAQLRGLIDQFGITSEDTKNISLAALLVKLMGVAPDGAAQQKLTGLIGAAGRFGLGEESVDALLAAKKK; from the coding sequence ATGATTACCGGACCCATCCTCATTGCCTGCGCCATTGGCGTCATCGTCTTCTTTGGCATCCTCGTCATGTTCTCGCGGTTTTTCCGCAAGGTGCATCAGGGTCAGGCGATTGTTCGGAACGGCATTGGCGGCACCAAGGTATCATTCAACGGCATGATCGTTGCGCCGGTGATTCATCAGGTGGAATACATGGACATCTCGGTGAAGCGCATCGAGATCGCGCGGCAGGGCAAGGAAGGGCTGATCTGTATGGACAACATCCGTGCCGACATCAAGGTGGCGTTTTTCGTGCGCGTGAACAAGTCGGATGCAGACGTTCTGCGGGTGGCGCAGTCGATTGGTTGCGAGCGTGCGTCGAGCACGGACATGATCCGGGTGTTGTTTGATGCGAAGTTTTCCGAGGCGCTCAAGACGGTGGGCAAACGCTTTGATTTTGTGCAGCTTTACAATGAGCGGGACACGTTCAAGGACGAGATTCTGAAGGTGATCGGCACGGATCTGAATGGGTTTGCACTGGACGACTGCGCAATTGATTTCCTGGAGCAGACGCAGTTGGAGAACCTTGATCCCGACAACATTTTGGATGCGGAGGGGATCAAAAAAATCACCGAACTGACCGCGACGCAGGCGAAGCTGGCGAACCACATTCAGCGCGACAAGGAGAAGGTGATCAAGCAGCAGGATGTGCAGGCGAGAGAGGCGATTTTGGAGCTGGAACGTCAGCTGGCGGAGACGGAATCCAAACAGATGCGGGATGTGGAGAGCGTGAAAGCGCGCGAGACGGCGGAGACGATGAAGGTGCAGGAAGAGGAGAGGCTGAAGGCGGAGCGGGCGAAGATCATTGCCAATGAGGAGATTGCGATTGCGACGGAAAACATGGAGCGTCAGGTGCTGGTGGCGCAGCGCAACAAGGAGCGCACGGATGCGGTGGAAGTGGAGCGGGTGCAACGGGATCGCGATCTGGAAATCATTGAGCGTCAGCGCTTGACGGAGCTGAAGTCGATTGAAAAAGAGAAGGCCGTGGAAATTGAGCGCAAGGCGATCCAGGATGTGATCAAGGAACGGGTGATGGTGGAAAAAACGGTGGTGATCGAGAAGGAGAAGATCAAGGACACCGAGGCGTTTGCGGGGGCGGATCGTGAGAAGCAGGTGGCGCTGACGAATGCCGAGAAGAATGCGCAGGAGCAGTTGATTCAGAAGATCAAGGAGGCGGAGGCTTCGAAGCAGGCGGCGCAATTGAAAGCGGAAGAGAGCGCATTCCAGTCGATCAAGGCGGCGGAGGCTTCGAAAGAGTCGGCGCAGCTGAAGGCGCAGGAGATTTTGACCTTGGCCGAAGCGAAGCAGGAAGCGGCGGGGATGGATGCGAAGGCGGAGAAACTAATGGCCGAGGGGACGACGGCGAAATCGGCTGCCGAAGGTTTGGGCGAAGCCCAGGTGTTGCTGGCGAAGGCGGATGCGGCGCAGAAGACGGGTCAGGTGGATGCAGAAGTGACGCAGCTCAAACTGGCGGCCGAGGCGGCGGGCATTTCGCAGAAAGCAGAGGCAATGAAGCTTTTGGAGGATGCGGGCCGTTCCCACGAAGAGTTCAAGCTGACGCTGGAGAAGGAGAAAATGGTGGAACTGGCGCAGATCAACATTCAAAAAGACATTGCCACGCAGCAGGCGGTGGTGCTGGGCGAGGCGATGAAAAGCGCGAAAATCGAGATCGTGGGTGGCGAGGTGCAGTTCTTCGACAAGATTACCAATGCGATCGGCAATGGCCGGGCAGTGGACCGTTTGGTGCAGGGAAGCAAGACGCTGACAGATGTGAAGGAGACTTTTTTCAATGGCGATCCCGAGTATTTCAAGGCGCAGTTGCGGGGGTTGATTGACCAGTTTGGGATCACCAGTGAGGACACGAAAAACATCAGTCTGGCGGCGCTGCTGGTGAAGTTGATGGGCGTGGCTCCAGACGGGGCGGCGCAGCAAAAACTGACGGGGCTGATCGGGGCTGCGGGTCGTTTTGGCCTGGGTGAGGAGAGCGTGGATGCGCTGCTGGCAGCGAAGAAAAAGTAG
- a CDS encoding pyridoxamine 5'-phosphate oxidase family protein, protein MKTTVDLESQSFDVEDAGDVIGLAKTLVNGEHAGILSTVDMEGKPQTRWMSAFSFDEFPRFYSLTAPESRKVEEIRHNPAVNWMFFNKDCSLILNLHGKARIVEDAPVLKRIWQQVVDMSHVYFLDQYASGLGFVVIETMVESVMATSPKNSLRFELDPQELVHLK, encoded by the coding sequence ATGAAAACGACGGTCGATTTGGAATCCCAATCGTTCGATGTCGAAGACGCAGGTGACGTCATTGGACTCGCGAAAACTTTGGTGAACGGAGAACACGCCGGCATTCTCAGCACGGTGGATATGGAGGGGAAACCGCAAACGCGGTGGATGTCGGCCTTCTCCTTTGATGAATTCCCGCGCTTTTATTCGCTGACGGCACCGGAAAGCCGCAAGGTGGAAGAGATTCGCCACAATCCGGCAGTGAACTGGATGTTCTTCAACAAGGATTGCAGCCTGATCCTGAATTTGCATGGCAAGGCGAGGATCGTGGAGGATGCGCCGGTATTGAAGCGCATCTGGCAGCAGGTGGTGGACATGTCGCATGTGTATTTTCTTGATCAGTATGCGAGCGGGTTGGGATTTGTGGTGATCGAGACCATGGTGGAATCGGTGATGGCAACTTCGCCGAAGAACTCGCTGAGGTTTGAGTTGGATCCGCAGGAGTTGGTGCATTTAAAGTAG
- a CDS encoding PAS domain S-box protein, with the protein MKKKFYGLPEVRLDAGAIVRDDQRMNPAESSCPIHKVTLPKPDKSEVLSPKSSAQLREALHASEERNRAILDTAVTAIITMNEECIIDGVNAAAERLFGYTKEEMVGNNVKMLMPSPYHDKHDGFVKNYLQTGEKRIIGIGREVVARRKDGSVFPMDLSVGEVNLPKGRFFTGIIRDITDRKELEEKILEISEEEQNRIGQDIHDDLCQQLAAIGCLAKVAHTNLKRTNDAEAESLAEIVRLVSQANARAREMSRGLVPVVLDSAGLMSALEELARGTERIFGISCTFDCDPPVEINDNKLAVQLYRIAQEAVGNAIKHSRADQMQIDLSFDDGNIVLGVRDNGTGIPDHALRPGTGMGLLTMNHRAKMLGGTVTVRPDSLGGTEVVCVVPQVIRNSTQI; encoded by the coding sequence ATGAAAAAAAAGTTCTATGGGTTGCCTGAGGTGCGGCTTGATGCCGGGGCCATTGTGCGCGACGATCAAAGGATGAACCCCGCTGAATCTTCATGCCCGATCCATAAGGTCACCTTACCGAAGCCTGATAAGTCCGAAGTTTTGTCGCCAAAGTCGAGTGCCCAGCTGAGGGAGGCTCTGCATGCGAGTGAGGAACGGAACCGGGCGATCCTGGACACGGCCGTGACGGCGATCATCACCATGAACGAGGAGTGCATCATTGATGGGGTGAATGCGGCGGCGGAGCGGCTTTTTGGGTATACCAAGGAGGAGATGGTGGGGAACAATGTCAAGATGTTGATGCCCAGTCCCTACCACGACAAACATGATGGTTTTGTTAAGAACTATCTCCAGACGGGGGAGAAGCGCATCATCGGGATTGGGCGGGAGGTGGTGGCGAGGCGCAAGGATGGAAGTGTGTTTCCAATGGATCTTTCGGTAGGTGAGGTGAACTTGCCGAAGGGGAGGTTCTTTACGGGGATCATTCGTGACATCACGGATCGCAAGGAGCTGGAGGAGAAAATATTGGAGATCAGTGAGGAGGAGCAGAATCGGATTGGGCAGGACATTCACGATGATCTTTGTCAGCAACTGGCGGCGATCGGATGTCTGGCGAAGGTGGCGCACACCAACTTGAAGCGCACCAACGATGCGGAGGCGGAGAGTCTGGCGGAGATTGTGCGACTGGTGTCCCAGGCGAATGCGCGGGCCCGGGAGATGTCGCGGGGGTTGGTGCCGGTGGTGTTGGATTCGGCGGGGCTGATGTCGGCATTGGAGGAGCTGGCGCGGGGGACGGAGCGAATTTTTGGCATTTCCTGCACGTTTGATTGTGATCCTCCGGTGGAGATCAACGACAACAAGCTGGCGGTGCAGCTCTACCGAATTGCCCAAGAGGCAGTGGGCAACGCGATCAAACACAGCCGTGCGGATCAGATGCAGATTGACCTGTCTTTCGATGACGGGAACATTGTTTTGGGGGTTCGTGACAACGGGACGGGGATTCCTGACCATGCATTGCGTCCGGGAACGGGAATGGGCTTGTTGACGATGAACCATCGGGCGAAGATGCTGGGTGGGACGGTCACGGTTCGACCGGATTCCCTCGGGGGAACGGAAGTGGTTTGCGTGGTGCCCCAAGTGATTCGGAATTCTACTCAGATATGA